The following nucleotide sequence is from Channa argus isolate prfri chromosome 9, Channa argus male v1.0, whole genome shotgun sequence.
tttactttgttacaTTAAGTTGGCATGTTGACTGTCAAATACTTtgcacagaaatgaaaaatcacATGATTCCTATTACAGATGAGATTATCCATTTGAATAACATTAGTTCATTTTCTGTCGACAGAACAACCttttaagatgtttaaaaatttcTCTCATTTTTAATCCATATACAATTGGATTCAAAAGGGGATTATAAACAACTAATGGTAAAGTCATTATTAAACGTGCAGTTTTTGGGAAATCATATTCCAGTCGAACTACAATAACATCATATGTTAGCAATATAAAATGATTGattaaaagcagcagaggaggtaaacaggtctgtgcagctttctTTCGGACGTCTCCACTGCTGCGATAACAGATCTTGAGTATTCTGGTGTAAGTATAAATGATGAAGAACACGGGAAAACCCACATTATTTAACAATGTGATCACACCAAAAATAGTTATTGCTTTTGGagtcacacagaaaagttttaaaaatgtgttattacaaaaaatgacTTTCAGAGTGAAGCTACAGAGTTTTTGATTAGCACACATGGTTGCTAATGCAACAAagtgacaaagaggaaaaagccAAGACAAAACCAGAAATATACTGATGGTTTTTTTCCTCATAATagttggatattgcagaggtttacatatagacacatatctgtcataggccaTGGCTGTCAAAAGTAAGAGTTCTGAATcaactaaaacataaaagttaaaatattgaacaagaCAGGCCTGATATGATATGATCTGCTTTTCGGATAAAAAGTCGATTAAAAGCTTTGGGTAGATGTTGgtgctgaaaagaacagagttcagcaacaaagcagcaatgaaaatgtacataggctcatggaggCTTTGGTGTTTCCAGATCAAGTACACAATAGTACAATTACTGCAGATTATGAGAAGATAAAGTATAAAAA
It contains:
- the LOC137132876 gene encoding olfactory receptor 6N2-like; translated protein: MEEEVNVTYLIFGGHVEINKYRYLYFMIVFILYLLIICSNCTIVYLIWKHQSLHEPMYIFIAALLLNSVLFSTNIYPKLLIDFLSEKQIISYQACLVQYFNFYVLVDSELLLLTAMAYDRYVSICKPLQYPTIMRKKTISIFLVLSWLFPLCHFVALATMCANQKLCSFTLKVIFCNNTFLKLFCVTPKAITIFGVITLLNNVGFPVFFIIYTYTRILKICYRSSGDVRKKAAQTCLPPLLLLINHFILLTYDVIVVRLEYDFPKTARLIMTLPLVVYNPLLNPIVYGLKMREIFKHLKRLFCRQKMN